The nucleotide window GGGACAGAGAAATCCCTTCTCGTTGGGAACCATCGCGCAGGGTGGTGTCGTAAATCCAAACTTGATTGGCTGGTTCGGCAGTGGAATGGTTTGTATGGATCATGGCAACAAAGCTAGAAGAATTGGGATACTACGAGATTTTTGGCAAGATGGAAGCAACCATACATTTTCGGATCGAACGACAGTCGCTGACTAGCAACTGGCAAACTCGTTTCGATCGCGATCGCGACCGGAACCAAGTTTTGGACTCGATGGTTTGGTTACCTCACCTATTGTAATGGCTGGAGTCGTTATGCCAAAAGTAACTGCTCAAGGAAAAACCTTTGAATGTCCTCAGGGAGCCAATCTCCGCCAAGTGCTGTTGGAAAACGGCGTAGATGTATATAATGACTTGGCTTCCACCATTAATTGCCACGGTATTGGCACCTGCGGCACCTGTACCGTTGCCGTGGAAGGAGACGTTTCCCCAGCCGGTTGGCGGGAGAAAAGTCGCCTCAATCTGCCGCCTCATTCTCCCAGGAAAAATCGCCGCTTGTCCTGTCAAACCAAAGTGTTGGGAGACGTGCGCGTAACCAAATACGACGGATTTTGGGGACAAGGCGATCGCTTGCGATGGACCCCCGAGGGGTAGAGGATAGTCCCAGGATAACCTACCCATCGGACCAATCGATCGTTGTTCCCCTCAATTTATCAGCAATTAGACCGTAGAAAAGAATCAAAAATGACCAACCGCGAAATTATCGTTATTGGTGGCGGCATCATTGGTTTGAGCTTAGCCCTGGAATTAAAGCAACGCAGCCGCGACAGCCGGGTAACGGTGCTCAGTCGCGACGATCGAGAAGCCGCGTTGTACACTGCAGCCGGCATGCTCGCTCCCCAGTCTGAAGCCATTCCACCAGGACCCATGCTCGATCTGTGTTTGCGCAGTCGTTCCATGTATCCGGAATGGACGCGCCAACTGCAGGAAATTAGCGGTATCGACCCTGGCTATTGGGCGTGTGGCTTTCTAGCGCCTTTTTATGCCGGCGAAGAAGCGGATGCCTCCCCACCGCAACACAATTTGGCCCCTTCCTATTGGTTGGACCGCGAACAAATTCGCGAATTTCAACCTTACTTGGGGGAAGAAGTTGCTGGTGGCTGGTGGTATCCCGAAGACGCTCAAGCAAACACTGGCATGCTGGGCAAAGCCCTACGAACCGCTATCGCTGAGGTTGGGGTGGAATTGCGCGAAGGGGTAACGGTAGAAGCGATTGTCCAAGCAAAAGGTCGCGTTGCCAAACTGCAAACCACTGCCGGCGATTTCACCGCCGACCAATACGTTCTGGCGACGGGGGCTTGGTCTCAGCAATTGCTCCCTATCCCGGTTTCTCCCAAAAAAGGACAGATGTTCTCGGTGCGGATTCCGGGGGCTGGGGGGAACACTAACGGACAAACCAATAGTAAGTTTGCTGATTTGCCCTTGCATCGGGTGTTGTTTGGTCCCTATACCTACATTGTTCCCCGGCGCGATGGCACCATTGTGGTGGGGGCGACAGTGGAAGATGCGGGGTTGACCCCTTACAATACGCCGGCTGGCATCCATGCTTTGTTGGGGCGGGCTATGCGCCTGTTTCCGTTGCTGCGAGACTATCCTTTGGAGAGGGTTTGGTGGGGCTTCCGACCGACGCCACCGGATGAGTTGCCAATTTTGGGTAGCAGTCCTTGCGAGAATTTAACTCTGGCAACGGGGCACCATCGCAATGGGATTTTACTGGCACCGGTGACGGCACAGATTCTCGCGGATTGGATGTTGGATGGAAATGCCGATCCGCTGCTTGCTCATTTTCACTGGCGTCGGTTCCAACCTTCCCACTCACCTGCTTATGAGGAAAATGGTGGCAATGGCGATCGCGGCACCTCCATTTCCCACGTATCCCCACAAGATGGCAAAACTATGCAATTTGCTACGCCAAAGCACAATTTCGATAGCAACTATATACCAGAGTGGAATGGTTCTAGCGATCGCTTGGAAATTGGCGATCGCTGTTTTCGCTCTCGGTTGATTACTGGTACGGGCAAATATCGCAACATCAGCGAGATGCAACATAGCCTGACCGCCAGTGGCTGCGAAATGGTTACCGTCGCCATTCGCCGCGTACAAAACAACGCACCCGGTCACGAAGGGTTGGCAGAAGCAATTGACTGGAATCAAATTTGGATGCTTCCCAACACGGCAGGATGCAAAACCCCAGATGATGCAATTCGCGTGGCTCGCTTGGGGCGGGAAATGGCGAAAATGTTGGGGCAGGAAGATAACAATTTTGTGAAGTTAGAGGTCATTCCCGACCCCACCTATTTGCTTCCCGACCCGGTGGGAACCTTGGAAGCAGCAGAAAAATTGATTCGTGAAGGATTTACGGTGTTGCCTTACATCAATGCCGATCCCATCCTCGCCAAGCGTTTGGAAGAAGTGGGTTGTGCCAC belongs to Geitlerinema sp. PCC 9228 and includes:
- a CDS encoding 2Fe-2S iron-sulfur cluster-binding protein codes for the protein MPKVTAQGKTFECPQGANLRQVLLENGVDVYNDLASTINCHGIGTCGTCTVAVEGDVSPAGWREKSRLNLPPHSPRKNRRLSCQTKVLGDVRVTKYDGFWGQGDRLRWTPEG
- the thiO gene encoding glycine oxidase ThiO — its product is MTNREIIVIGGGIIGLSLALELKQRSRDSRVTVLSRDDREAALYTAAGMLAPQSEAIPPGPMLDLCLRSRSMYPEWTRQLQEISGIDPGYWACGFLAPFYAGEEADASPPQHNLAPSYWLDREQIREFQPYLGEEVAGGWWYPEDAQANTGMLGKALRTAIAEVGVELREGVTVEAIVQAKGRVAKLQTTAGDFTADQYVLATGAWSQQLLPIPVSPKKGQMFSVRIPGAGGNTNGQTNSKFADLPLHRVLFGPYTYIVPRRDGTIVVGATVEDAGLTPYNTPAGIHALLGRAMRLFPLLRDYPLERVWWGFRPTPPDELPILGSSPCENLTLATGHHRNGILLAPVTAQILADWMLDGNADPLLAHFHWRRFQPSHSPAYEENGGNGDRGTSISHVSPQDGKTMQFATPKHNFDSNYIPEWNGSSDRLEIGDRCFRSRLITGTGKYRNISEMQHSLTASGCEMVTVAIRRVQNNAPGHEGLAEAIDWNQIWMLPNTAGCKTPDDAIRVARLGREMAKMLGQEDNNFVKLEVIPDPTYLLPDPVGTLEAAEKLIREGFTVLPYINADPILAKRLEEVGCATVMPLGSPIGSGQGIQTAANVQIIIENAQVPVVVDAGIGTPSEAAQAMEMGADAVLINTAIAQAKNPPAMARAMAMAVEAGRLARAAGRIPVAQRANASSPLTGTITS